One genomic segment of Humidesulfovibrio mexicanus includes these proteins:
- a CDS encoding SurA N-terminal domain-containing protein: protein MRASALLRTAVLVLTLSPVIVSGWSVSARADDTVVDGVIAVVNGKIVTKYELDERMRPIYEQTRGQQLSTDEISQIATLRRKIIDQMIDDILIEQDADRYKLKVTDQEVEQQVKEFMTKRNLTDDEFKRQLAVQRMTRDDFLRNMRRDMIRHRLIGGAVSSKVVVTDSEVEQAYEQRKAEFSKDSMVQLAIILVPANMSAKELKERIESGQITFAEAVDKYSQGPGTGHGGDIGFIAWKDLAPEWNTALGGLKPGQITEPVHVQDFAGLLQVLSLKEGEQLPLDSVREQIYQALHAAKYEKIFQEYMQKLREKAVVEYRNL from the coding sequence ATGCGCGCATCTGCATTGCTTCGGACAGCGGTCCTGGTGTTGACCCTGTCCCCTGTTATCGTGTCCGGCTGGAGCGTCTCCGCGCGGGCTGACGATACCGTTGTCGATGGGGTCATCGCCGTGGTCAACGGCAAGATCGTCACCAAGTACGAGCTCGACGAGCGTATGCGGCCGATTTACGAACAAACCCGCGGTCAACAGCTCAGCACCGACGAGATCAGCCAAATCGCCACCCTGCGCCGGAAGATCATCGACCAGATGATTGACGACATACTCATTGAGCAGGACGCCGACCGCTATAAGCTCAAGGTGACGGACCAGGAGGTGGAGCAGCAGGTCAAGGAGTTCATGACCAAGCGGAACCTCACCGACGATGAGTTCAAACGCCAGCTGGCCGTCCAGCGCATGACCCGCGACGACTTTTTGCGCAACATGCGCCGCGACATGATTCGCCACCGCCTTATCGGCGGCGCGGTTTCCAGCAAGGTCGTGGTCACCGATAGCGAAGTGGAACAGGCCTACGAGCAGCGGAAGGCCGAGTTCTCCAAGGACAGCATGGTCCAGCTGGCCATCATCCTTGTGCCCGCCAACATGTCCGCCAAGGAGCTTAAGGAACGCATTGAATCCGGGCAAATAACCTTTGCCGAGGCCGTGGACAAATACTCGCAGGGCCCCGGAACGGGCCATGGAGGGGACATCGGCTTCATCGCCTGGAAGGATTTGGCCCCGGAGTGGAACACCGCCTTGGGCGGCCTGAAGCCTGGCCAGATTACGGAGCCGGTGCATGTCCAGGATTTTGCCGGCCTGCTGCAGGTGCTCAGCCTGAAAGAGGGCGAGCAGCTGCCTTTGGATTCTGTGCGCGAACAGATTTATCAGGCCCTGCACGCGGCGAAATACGAAAAGATATTCCAGGAATATATGCAGAAGCTGCGTGAGAAGGCGGTCGTGGAATACCGGAACCTGTAG
- a CDS encoding chemotaxis protein CheW yields MEENVRRQDDALIQLVTFSIGEEEFGVDILKVQEIIRTMEITRVPRAPEFVEGVINLRGKVIPIIDLRRRFKLADRAHDKHTRIIVIEINSMVVGFVVDSVSEVLRIPSNTVEPPPPVVSGLDSEYISGVGKLEDRLLILLDLNKLLSSEEHAALSAV; encoded by the coding sequence ATGGAAGAGAATGTGAGACGCCAGGACGATGCCTTGATCCAGCTCGTCACCTTCAGCATCGGCGAGGAGGAGTTCGGCGTGGACATCCTCAAGGTGCAGGAGATCATCCGCACCATGGAGATCACCCGCGTTCCCCGCGCGCCGGAATTTGTCGAAGGGGTCATCAACCTGCGCGGCAAGGTCATCCCCATCATCGACCTCAGGCGGCGGTTCAAACTGGCCGACCGCGCCCACGACAAGCATACCCGCATCATCGTCATCGAGATAAACAGCATGGTGGTCGGTTTCGTGGTCGACTCCGTTTCCGAGGTGCTGCGCATTCCTTCCAACACCGTGGAGCCGCCGCCGCCTGTTGTGTCCGGGCTTGATTCCGAGTACATCAGCGGCGTCGGCAAGCTGGAGGATCGGCTGCTCATCCTGCTGGACCTGAACAAGCTGTTGAGCAGCGAAGAGCACGCCGCCTTGAGCGCGGTCTGA
- a CDS encoding NFACT RNA binding domain-containing protein — translation MEANFFRVLADELTAELIGLRIEKIHAPAEDVLVLALHGHGRSRRLCFRPGRTGGLLFLSEQRPTNPAQASARVMWLRKRLVGRRLLASQSDWPALRLAFALTPRDLPQAGGWLVFDLRAGLTLEEGFPCPPEPLWPDLATALDDVEVWRAFPQLTPPLRRRLAALAAGDPIAANALLERLTQARPEGFFLPAEGEPCVWPGEQCGPSCATALEAARIHGERTLFSQLARAEEKDGRELAAQAKRRLERQLAQLEQDRARHARLAALAVAAEALQIALSGLEARPGCERVELPHPTQGQVEVPLDGRLSPAENMARLFRLAAKGRRGLEHVERRRALLVSGAGLETSSTKPTGAGSSSPSVAPVLPMRYKGLSVACFRTTDGFLVLRGKSSQANHEMLSRAASPHDYWLHAAGGPSAHVILRRDYPDQDVPERSLAEAATLCALKSWRKDDAKAEVLLAKVKDVRKVKGAAMGSVAVDQVERTLLVPLDPALEERLAVTLPVLEAIHPAPFSSGGAAVGRGASKRQRKDKR, via the coding sequence ATGGAGGCCAACTTCTTCCGCGTTCTGGCAGACGAGCTGACAGCGGAACTCATTGGCCTGCGCATCGAAAAGATCCACGCCCCGGCCGAGGACGTGCTTGTCCTCGCCCTGCATGGGCACGGCCGATCGCGGCGGCTCTGTTTTCGTCCAGGCAGAACAGGCGGCCTGCTCTTCCTCTCCGAACAGCGTCCGACCAATCCGGCGCAGGCGTCGGCGCGGGTCATGTGGCTGCGCAAACGGCTGGTCGGACGAAGACTCCTTGCGTCCCAATCGGACTGGCCAGCGCTGCGCCTTGCCTTCGCGCTCACCCCGCGCGACCTGCCCCAGGCAGGCGGCTGGCTCGTGTTCGACCTGCGGGCCGGGCTCACCCTGGAAGAGGGGTTTCCCTGCCCCCCAGAGCCGCTGTGGCCAGATCTCGCCACAGCACTGGACGACGTCGAAGTCTGGCGCGCGTTCCCACAGCTCACCCCACCGCTGCGCCGACGCTTGGCTGCACTCGCAGCAGGCGACCCGATTGCGGCCAATGCCCTGCTTGAGCGACTGACCCAGGCACGACCGGAAGGCTTCTTCCTCCCCGCCGAGGGCGAACCTTGCGTCTGGCCGGGCGAGCAATGCGGGCCAAGCTGCGCGACCGCTCTGGAGGCGGCCCGCATCCACGGCGAGCGCACCCTGTTTTCGCAGCTTGCCCGCGCCGAAGAGAAGGACGGCCGGGAACTGGCCGCCCAGGCCAAGCGCCGCCTGGAACGCCAACTCGCCCAGCTTGAACAGGACCGCGCGCGCCATGCACGGCTTGCGGCCCTGGCCGTGGCGGCCGAGGCCCTGCAAATCGCCTTGTCCGGCCTGGAGGCCAGGCCAGGTTGCGAACGCGTCGAGCTCCCGCACCCCACCCAGGGACAGGTTGAGGTTCCCCTCGATGGGCGGCTTTCCCCGGCCGAAAACATGGCCCGGCTCTTCCGGCTGGCCGCCAAGGGACGCAGGGGGCTTGAGCATGTGGAGCGCCGCCGGGCCTTGCTGGTCTCCGGAGCCGGACTGGAGACATCGTCGACCAAGCCCACGGGCGCCGGTTCGTCCTCCCCTTCCGTCGCCCCAGTGCTGCCCATGCGCTACAAGGGCCTTTCCGTGGCCTGCTTCCGCACCACGGACGGTTTTCTCGTCCTGCGCGGCAAAAGCAGCCAGGCCAACCACGAAATGCTCTCGCGGGCGGCCAGCCCGCACGACTACTGGCTGCACGCGGCAGGCGGCCCCAGCGCCCATGTGATTCTCCGGCGCGACTATCCGGACCAGGACGTGCCGGAACGCAGCCTCGCAGAAGCCGCGACCCTGTGCGCCCTCAAGAGCTGGCGCAAGGACGACGCCAAGGCCGAGGTGCTGCTGGCCAAGGTCAAGGACGTGCGCAAGGTCAAGGGGGCGGCCATGGGAAGCGTGGCGGTTGATCAGGTGGAACGCACTCTGCTTGTGCCGCTCGATCCGGCCCTGGAAGAGCGTCTGGCCGTGACGCTGCCGGTGCTGGAGGCCATCCATCCGGCTCCGTTCAGCTCTGGCGGGGCCGCAGTGGGCCGCGGCGCTTCGAAGCGCCAAAGAAAGGACAAACGCTGA
- a CDS encoding VgrG-related protein produces the protein MSGNTNIAEVIRVLKDAESGPMPGRSLVQPAKPDPKTIAFQAQMRMAQQAIGTGDVAESGASAETYGLDLSMASDSMMLDALSTIARLTGQGLPQQRPVYAQAPEKAFTRNPNAVGGDGLGAIAAMFESGEKGVAAIGYDRTGGTSYGKFQISSRAGTMNRFLSFLSERDPAIAERLRRSGPANTGSTQGRMPAEWMKIATEMPERFEALQTEFIKKDHYQPARDKILERTGLDIENTKPALREALFSTAVQHGPSGAARIFNQAIDKFLGKGGVQRPMDLAANGLEQALVSEVYTRRQGQFGGSTEAVRASVRGRLRQEKELVLAMLDRQGMNRVV, from the coding sequence ATGTCCGGCAACACCAATATCGCGGAAGTCATTCGCGTGCTGAAGGACGCCGAGTCCGGCCCAATGCCGGGGCGAAGCCTTGTCCAGCCTGCCAAGCCCGACCCGAAGACCATCGCCTTTCAGGCGCAGATGCGCATGGCGCAGCAGGCCATCGGCACGGGCGATGTGGCGGAGAGCGGCGCGTCTGCCGAGACCTATGGTTTGGATCTGAGCATGGCCTCGGACAGCATGATGCTGGATGCCCTGTCCACGATCGCGCGGCTCACCGGCCAGGGCCTGCCGCAGCAGCGGCCCGTATACGCCCAGGCCCCGGAAAAGGCCTTCACGCGCAATCCGAATGCCGTGGGCGGCGACGGGCTTGGGGCCATCGCGGCCATGTTCGAGTCCGGCGAGAAGGGCGTGGCGGCCATTGGCTATGACCGCACGGGCGGCACCAGTTACGGAAAGTTCCAGATTTCCTCCCGCGCAGGCACCATGAACCGCTTTTTGAGTTTTCTTTCCGAGCGTGATCCGGCCATCGCCGAACGCTTGCGGCGCTCCGGCCCGGCCAACACCGGCTCCACACAGGGGCGGATGCCCGCCGAGTGGATGAAGATCGCCACGGAAATGCCCGAGCGTTTCGAGGCCCTTCAGACCGAGTTCATCAAGAAGGACCATTACCAGCCTGCGCGGGACAAGATTCTGGAGCGCACAGGACTGGACATTGAGAACACCAAGCCTGCCCTGCGCGAGGCGCTGTTCAGCACCGCCGTGCAGCACGGTCCCAGCGGCGCGGCGCGCATTTTCAACCAGGCCATCGACAAGTTCCTGGGAAAAGGCGGCGTGCAGCGGCCAATGGATCTTGCGGCGAATGGATTGGAACAAGCTCTGGTGAGCGAGGTGTACACCCGCAGGCAGGGGCAGTTCGGCGGCAGCACGGAGGCCGTCCGGGCCAGTGTGCGTGGCCGTTTGCGCCAGGAAAAAGAGCTTGTGCTGGCCATGCTGGACAGGCAGGGCATGAACCGCGTGGTGTAG
- the recO gene encoding DNA repair protein RecO, which yields MEFTEKALVLKVGRFRENDVWLRLFCAGRGVISAFAFGGSKSRRRFCGCLDPLALASFRVELSRRGSYNVLQEGVLLHAHPGLRADARKLGMVAHCLKFVEAVQLGPDGARPVFDLLLETLSTLEAHSVGAEMLPLLFKAKLTFEQGLKPDLSLCVRCGRPVLEHEDSLAASALFKDDGREFSRRLAFSVERGGLVCGLCGDCPAETLSTGSARVLEWIGQSRPADWPRLALEPEMRRELSRVVDRFVAWHLGLRWENGTYRKI from the coding sequence ATGGAGTTCACCGAAAAGGCCCTTGTGCTCAAGGTGGGCCGGTTTCGGGAAAACGATGTCTGGCTGAGGCTTTTTTGCGCGGGACGCGGGGTCATCTCCGCCTTCGCCTTTGGCGGCAGCAAAAGCCGGAGACGGTTTTGCGGCTGCCTTGATCCATTGGCGCTGGCCTCGTTTCGTGTGGAATTGAGCAGACGGGGATCGTACAACGTGTTGCAGGAGGGGGTGCTGCTCCACGCCCACCCCGGCCTGCGGGCCGATGCGCGCAAGCTGGGAATGGTGGCCCATTGCCTCAAGTTTGTCGAGGCCGTGCAACTGGGGCCGGATGGTGCGCGGCCGGTGTTCGACCTGCTCCTGGAGACGCTTTCCACGCTGGAGGCCCACAGCGTTGGGGCGGAAATGCTGCCGCTGTTGTTCAAGGCCAAGCTGACCTTCGAGCAGGGGCTCAAGCCGGATCTGTCTTTGTGCGTCCGCTGTGGGCGTCCTGTGCTGGAGCATGAGGACAGCCTCGCAGCATCTGCTTTGTTTAAGGATGATGGCCGCGAATTTTCTCGGCGCTTGGCGTTTTCTGTGGAGCGGGGTGGTTTGGTGTGCGGCCTCTGCGGTGATTGCCCTGCGGAAACGTTGAGCACCGGCTCCGCGCGCGTGTTGGAATGGATCGGCCAGAGCCGACCGGCCGACTGGCCCAGACTCGCGCTGGAGCCGGAGATGCGTCGCGAACTCTCTCGCGTAGTGGACCGCTTTGTGGCGTGGCACCTTGGGCTGCGCTGGGAAAATGGAACATACAGAAAAATCTAG
- the mfd gene encoding transcription-repair coupling factor, whose amino-acid sequence MQFPSELDAFAKGRGGALRVFKSGPGTQALLAHSLRAAGQEVVLVASGAREFRELSALLALFAGPSDELLPSFDSPVIALSQHLPRKPMAEEWGPRWAALHALAYGRKPRIVLLTVDNLLPRWPSREAVEQCSLVLSRGEDMSPELVLDQAVAWGYVRRQVVTAPGEIAVRGDIVDVFAAGYPLPVRLEFFGDTLDEIRLFDPATQRSRADLKELTLLPVAPAVLDRQRMEQAVDLWRRLRVSGEMPVGEERELAERLERADTQIWPGLFYPEATSLDAFLPQDAVYVLASSQELRGRLEDQHAAWRSFLEREHVEGGWRWPLASLCWPEERARKTWLGKRQIAFEDLVMGQEKLGLDLPEKSYQSFADVFWRPDQARRPWTALTTALKDWSASGAQVALSFHTERSRRKFLSLAEQEGIPVGLSFQAGGKGICALLSPLKTGLEISCCGLTILPEDILQPAPAPKVRADRKQAFEGLSRHDDLAADDLIVHREYGLSRFGGLHHLKIGDVANDYLLLFFDGEDKLYLPVDRLNLVQRYKGPEGMDPRLDKLGGSLWAKSTERARKAIEKIAQDLVEMYAFRRVAKGYSYGSPGEMYREFEATFGFEETPDQAKAIDDVFADMGGTEPMDRLVCGDVGFGKTEVALRAAFRAVADGRQVALLCPTTVLAEQHFQTFSRRMEGFPVRIGMLSRFVAPKHQKVTIQAAARGEVDILIGTHRLLSGDVDLPRLGLLILDEEQRFGVKHKEKLKLLRKNIDVLTLTATPIPRTLQLSLSGIRGLSVIETPPEDRKPVETALVERDDGLLANVLSRELARGGQVFWVYNRVEGLEQVAEYVRKLAPGARVGMAHGQMSERALEDAMHGFWHKELDVLVCTAIVESGLDFPNANTLIVDQAQMFGLGQLYQLRGRVGRSDRQAYAFFVVPSLERLPEISKRRLRIILDLDYLGAGFQVAMEDLRLRGAGNILGEVQSGQIARVGLDLFLEMLEEEVRRVRGGPIRQETDPELTFVFAAHLPSDYVLDAKERLRYYKALSSARTPAVIDELAAELRDRFGPLPTAASQFLGVLHVKTVLSRLQVEKAELSPGRALLSWGAQPSAVAPETLVAWMEQGGRQARLLPPTRLELRYPEGLDVRAGLEYLRGELELLLEGGPEPLKTEPK is encoded by the coding sequence GTGCAGTTCCCTTCTGAACTTGACGCCTTTGCCAAAGGGCGGGGCGGTGCTTTGCGAGTGTTCAAGAGCGGCCCGGGCACCCAGGCCCTGCTTGCCCACAGTCTGCGCGCCGCGGGGCAGGAGGTCGTGCTGGTCGCCTCCGGCGCGCGGGAGTTCCGCGAGCTTTCGGCCTTGCTGGCGTTGTTCGCCGGGCCGTCCGATGAGCTTCTGCCGTCCTTCGACTCTCCTGTCATCGCCCTATCGCAGCACCTGCCGAGAAAGCCCATGGCCGAGGAATGGGGCCCCCGCTGGGCGGCCCTGCACGCGCTGGCTTACGGCCGCAAACCTCGCATTGTGCTGCTTACCGTGGACAACCTGCTGCCGCGCTGGCCCTCGCGTGAGGCAGTGGAACAGTGCAGCCTTGTCTTGTCCAGGGGCGAGGACATGTCGCCGGAGCTTGTGCTGGACCAGGCCGTGGCCTGGGGATACGTGCGCAGGCAGGTGGTTACGGCCCCGGGGGAGATCGCTGTCCGTGGCGACATCGTGGACGTTTTCGCTGCAGGGTACCCCCTGCCGGTACGATTGGAGTTTTTCGGCGACACCCTTGACGAGATACGCCTTTTTGATCCCGCCACACAGCGGTCGCGCGCCGATCTGAAGGAATTGACCCTGTTGCCCGTGGCTCCGGCCGTGCTGGACCGGCAGCGCATGGAGCAGGCCGTGGACCTGTGGCGCAGGCTGCGCGTCAGCGGGGAAATGCCCGTCGGCGAGGAACGCGAACTCGCCGAGCGTCTGGAACGGGCGGACACGCAGATCTGGCCGGGGCTGTTCTACCCAGAGGCGACCTCGCTGGACGCCTTTCTGCCGCAGGACGCGGTGTATGTGCTGGCCTCTTCCCAGGAACTGCGCGGCAGGCTGGAGGACCAGCACGCGGCTTGGCGCTCGTTCCTGGAGCGCGAGCACGTGGAGGGCGGCTGGCGTTGGCCTCTCGCGTCCCTGTGCTGGCCGGAGGAACGCGCCCGCAAGACCTGGCTCGGCAAGCGGCAGATCGCTTTCGAGGATCTCGTCATGGGCCAGGAGAAGCTTGGCCTGGACCTGCCGGAGAAGAGCTATCAGAGCTTTGCGGACGTGTTCTGGCGGCCTGACCAGGCCCGCAGGCCCTGGACGGCGCTGACAACGGCCCTCAAGGACTGGAGCGCCTCTGGCGCGCAGGTGGCGCTTTCCTTCCACACGGAGCGTTCGCGCCGCAAATTCCTGAGTCTGGCGGAACAGGAGGGCATTCCCGTCGGGCTTTCCTTCCAGGCTGGGGGCAAAGGCATTTGCGCGCTGCTTTCGCCCCTGAAGACCGGGCTGGAAATCTCCTGCTGCGGCCTGACCATTCTGCCCGAGGACATTCTTCAGCCCGCGCCAGCGCCCAAGGTGCGCGCAGACCGGAAGCAGGCCTTCGAGGGGCTTTCGCGCCACGACGATCTCGCGGCCGACGATCTCATCGTGCATCGCGAGTACGGCCTGTCGCGCTTCGGCGGGCTGCACCACCTGAAAATCGGTGATGTGGCCAATGACTATCTGCTGCTCTTCTTCGATGGCGAGGACAAGCTGTATCTGCCGGTCGATCGGCTGAACCTGGTGCAGCGCTACAAGGGACCGGAGGGAATGGACCCCCGGCTGGACAAGCTGGGAGGCTCCCTGTGGGCCAAGAGCACCGAGCGCGCGCGCAAGGCCATTGAGAAGATCGCCCAGGATCTGGTGGAGATGTATGCCTTCCGTCGCGTGGCCAAGGGCTATTCCTACGGCTCCCCGGGAGAGATGTACCGCGAGTTCGAAGCCACCTTCGGTTTTGAGGAGACGCCCGACCAGGCCAAAGCCATCGACGACGTGTTCGCCGACATGGGCGGGACCGAGCCCATGGACCGCCTGGTGTGCGGCGATGTGGGCTTCGGCAAGACCGAAGTGGCCCTGCGCGCAGCCTTCCGCGCCGTGGCCGACGGCCGCCAGGTTGCGTTGCTGTGCCCGACAACGGTCCTCGCTGAACAGCACTTCCAGACCTTTTCGCGGCGCATGGAGGGCTTCCCCGTGCGCATCGGGATGCTGTCGCGCTTTGTGGCCCCGAAGCACCAGAAGGTCACCATCCAGGCGGCGGCGCGCGGCGAGGTGGACATCCTCATCGGCACGCACAGGCTGCTTTCCGGCGATGTGGATTTGCCCCGGCTTGGTCTGCTCATTCTGGACGAGGAGCAGCGCTTCGGCGTGAAACACAAGGAGAAGCTCAAGCTTCTGCGCAAGAACATAGACGTGCTGACCCTGACCGCCACGCCCATTCCCCGCACGCTCCAGCTTTCGCTCTCCGGCATACGCGGACTGTCCGTCATTGAGACCCCGCCAGAGGACCGGAAGCCGGTCGAGACCGCGCTTGTGGAGCGCGACGACGGTCTGCTGGCCAACGTGCTTTCGCGGGAGCTGGCTCGTGGCGGCCAGGTGTTCTGGGTTTACAACCGCGTGGAAGGGCTGGAGCAGGTGGCCGAGTACGTGCGCAAGCTGGCGCCGGGCGCGCGCGTGGGCATGGCCCATGGTCAAATGAGCGAGCGCGCCCTTGAGGACGCCATGCACGGCTTCTGGCACAAGGAGCTGGACGTGTTGGTCTGCACGGCCATCGTGGAGTCCGGCCTGGACTTCCCCAACGCCAACACGCTCATTGTCGACCAGGCGCAGATGTTCGGTCTGGGCCAGCTGTACCAGCTGCGCGGACGCGTGGGCAGAAGCGATCGGCAGGCCTACGCCTTTTTCGTCGTGCCCAGTCTGGAACGGCTGCCCGAGATATCCAAGCGCAGGCTGCGCATCATTTTGGATTTGGACTACCTGGGCGCGGGCTTCCAGGTGGCCATGGAAGACTTGCGGCTGCGCGGGGCGGGCAACATTCTGGGCGAGGTGCAGAGCGGGCAGATCGCCCGCGTGGGTCTCGACCTCTTTCTGGAGATGCTGGAAGAGGAGGTGCGGCGCGTGCGCGGCGGTCCCATCCGGCAGGAGACCGACCCAGAACTGACCTTTGTTTTCGCGGCCCACCTTCCCTCGGACTACGTCCTCGACGCCAAGGAACGGCTGCGCTACTATAAGGCGCTCTCCAGCGCCAGAACCCCCGCAGTGATCGATGAGCTCGCCGCCGAATTGCGGGACCGTTTTGGTCCCTTGCCCACGGCGGCAAGCCAGTTCCTCGGCGTGCTCCACGTCAAGACGGTGCTCTCCCGGCTGCAGGTGGAAAAGGCCGAACTGTCTCCCGGCAGGGCGCTGCTCTCTTGGGGGGCGCAGCCCAGCGCCGTCGCCCCGGAGACGCTTGTGGCCTGGATGGAGCAGGGCGGGCGCCAGGCCAGGCTGCTTCCGCCCACGCGCCTGGAGCTGCGCTATCCTGAGGGCCTGGACGTTCGAGCTGGGTTGGAGTACCTGCGTGGCGAACTGGAATTGTTGCTGGAGGGCGGCCCCGAGCCCTTGAAAACGGAGCCGAAATGA
- a CDS encoding peptidylprolyl isomerase: MTAPRHLRTVPAVALLALLALFVGCTRAQQDEVGVVARVNGAPITLEMLEFQYDQLHFNALSGELPSVSVLRGAYGEILGQLIAQELVKQELAKRGQEVSDEELEQAEASIRADYPEDAFDRMLAEEFVDLRMWRKQLRAMCGIEKFQRLVLRPSIRLDYREVEAHYREHLDSYRLPDRLRVLVVRATERTMVEAALGQFRRQKDLEALRKAFPEAMVREVLVPRALLTPAWADALHGDGKGGDNPGAILVGAGGFEGLLLLERLPAETQDIAVAYTQVEAALLEQRLQQAFDAWLAKALEGSVVLVSRRLLHEQPDEDLPPEPTQESESEEPPADGDPQDIASGGETR; this comes from the coding sequence ATGACCGCACCGCGCCATCTGCGCACTGTTCCGGCCGTGGCCCTGCTGGCCCTGCTGGCCCTGTTTGTCGGCTGCACCCGCGCCCAGCAGGACGAGGTCGGGGTTGTGGCCCGCGTCAACGGCGCTCCTATTACCTTGGAAATGCTCGAATTCCAGTACGATCAGCTGCACTTCAACGCCTTGTCCGGCGAACTGCCTTCCGTGAGTGTTCTGCGCGGGGCGTATGGCGAGATACTGGGCCAACTCATCGCTCAGGAGCTGGTGAAGCAGGAGCTTGCCAAGCGGGGCCAGGAGGTGAGCGACGAGGAACTGGAGCAGGCCGAGGCCAGCATCCGTGCCGATTATCCCGAGGACGCCTTTGACCGGATGTTGGCGGAGGAGTTTGTCGACCTGCGCATGTGGCGCAAGCAACTGCGCGCCATGTGCGGCATCGAGAAGTTCCAGCGCCTGGTGCTCAGGCCCTCCATCCGGCTGGACTACCGTGAGGTTGAGGCGCACTACCGCGAGCATTTGGACAGCTACCGGCTGCCGGATCGGCTGCGGGTGCTGGTGGTGCGGGCCACGGAGAGAACGATGGTGGAGGCGGCCCTGGGGCAGTTCCGCCGACAAAAGGACCTGGAGGCGCTGCGCAAGGCCTTTCCGGAGGCCATGGTGCGCGAGGTGCTGGTGCCTCGCGCACTGCTCACTCCCGCATGGGCGGACGCGCTGCACGGCGACGGGAAGGGCGGCGACAACCCGGGAGCCATTCTCGTGGGGGCCGGCGGCTTCGAGGGTCTGCTGCTGCTTGAACGTCTGCCAGCGGAGACCCAGGACATCGCCGTAGCCTACACGCAGGTGGAGGCCGCGCTTCTGGAGCAGCGCTTGCAGCAGGCTTTCGACGCCTGGCTGGCCAAGGCGTTGGAGGGATCCGTCGTGCTTGTGAGCCGTCGGCTTCTGCACGAGCAGCCCGACGAGGACTTGCCGCCGGAGCCGACCCAGGAGTCGGAAAGCGAGGAGCCGCCGGCAGATGGTGATCCGCAAGACATTGCCAGCGGCGGCGAGACACGCTAG
- the dksA gene encoding RNA polymerase-binding protein DksA yields the protein MEAKDIQFFRDMLNSMLEDILQKGQATIDDMTETVEVYADPADRATAESDRAFTLRLRDRERKLIKKIQQALTRIDEGEFGICVECGEEIGIARLKARPMTTLCINCKSKQEEDEMVRGD from the coding sequence ATGGAAGCCAAAGACATCCAATTCTTCCGGGACATGCTCAACTCCATGCTGGAGGACATCCTCCAGAAGGGACAGGCCACCATCGACGACATGACGGAAACCGTCGAGGTCTACGCCGATCCTGCCGACCGGGCCACAGCAGAGTCCGACAGGGCCTTCACCCTGAGATTGCGCGACCGTGAACGCAAGCTGATCAAAAAAATCCAGCAGGCCCTCACCCGCATCGATGAAGGCGAGTTCGGCATCTGCGTCGAGTGCGGCGAGGAAATCGGCATCGCACGGCTCAAGGCCCGCCCCATGACTACCTTGTGCATCAACTGCAAGAGCAAACAGGAAGAAGACGAAATGGTCCGGGGCGACTAG
- a CDS encoding helix-turn-helix domain-containing protein — MNLQELGGLLKIERERRGLSVRDVMDATKISRRNLVALEDGQVGQLPHPVYLKGYVRNYARLVGLDAEPLVAVVDQQSDGDSGYIPQRPTPAASAEPLAEERGVVSQNDVADADAVSAPPQAPKGGEAEDEGRSAPGTPLSKPDKPRRLWPWLLLLAMIGLGVLTFNQCQRIRSEMDQQPPVAANATEDNATASNATEAAAADVNATDTAAFAEPSAATSPDANASAAPLVPVFEPSVAPAPAATQGQPTVPMSSVEVSRKQQNAPETPASAMQELVVIAKPGSICWVEVSEGQRRKTFIIRDGDSRRFEFAKLARVRLGNAGGVSFRLNGSPYPYEGQRGQTATLEIGGR; from the coding sequence ATGAATTTGCAGGAATTGGGAGGCCTTCTCAAGATCGAACGCGAACGGCGCGGCCTGTCCGTGCGCGATGTCATGGACGCCACCAAGATCAGCAGGCGCAATCTTGTCGCCCTTGAGGACGGCCAAGTGGGCCAGCTGCCGCACCCCGTGTACCTCAAAGGGTATGTGCGCAATTATGCGCGTCTGGTCGGGCTTGACGCCGAGCCGCTTGTGGCCGTGGTTGACCAGCAGTCCGATGGCGATTCCGGCTACATTCCGCAACGTCCGACGCCTGCGGCTTCGGCAGAACCCCTCGCGGAAGAGCGCGGCGTCGTCTCCCAGAACGATGTGGCGGACGCCGATGCCGTTTCCGCTCCACCACAAGCCCCCAAGGGCGGCGAGGCGGAGGATGAGGGCCGGTCGGCTCCCGGTACGCCGCTGTCCAAGCCGGACAAGCCTCGTCGCCTGTGGCCGTGGCTGCTGCTGCTGGCCATGATCGGACTCGGCGTTTTGACCTTCAACCAGTGCCAGCGCATCCGTTCGGAGATGGACCAGCAGCCTCCGGTGGCGGCCAACGCGACGGAAGACAACGCCACAGCCAGCAACGCCACGGAAGCTGCCGCGGCGGATGTCAACGCCACGGATACGGCGGCCTTTGCCGAGCCGTCGGCGGCAACTTCGCCCGACGCCAACGCAAGTGCGGCTCCGCTTGTCCCGGTTTTCGAGCCTTCCGTTGCGCCTGCGCCTGCGGCGACGCAAGGCCAGCCCACTGTGCCCATGTCCTCTGTAGAGGTTTCGCGCAAGCAGCAGAACGCGCCAGAGACGCCCGCTTCCGCAATGCAGGAGCTCGTGGTCATCGCCAAGCCCGGCTCCATTTGCTGGGTGGAGGTGAGCGAGGGCCAGCGCCGCAAGACCTTCATCATCCGCGATGGCGACAGCCGACGCTTTGAGTTTGCCAAGCTGGCGCGCGTGCGGCTGGGCAACGCGGGCGGGGTGAGCTTCCGGCTCAACGGCTCTCCCTACCCCTACGAGGGGCAGCGGGGACAGACCGCCACGCTGGAGATCGGGGGCCGCTAG